The Methanosarcina barkeri MS DNA window TTAGTTATAGAGCCTATCCCAAAAGTCATTTCGTTCTTAATCATCAAGAATTTTCAGGATTGTTTTCATGATCAGAAACTTGATTGATTGTTCGGAATACAGGATTCAGAGAAGCAATTTTGAGTTTTGGGATCAGCTCATAAAAAAAGAATTAGATCTACTGAATCTACATGATTTTTTGAGCAAATATTCTGAGGGAGCCACTTATCATATTGTTTTTAGTAATCCAGATATTAATAAAGAGACTGAAGTATTCCTGCCTTTGATTAATTAATAAAGAGACTGAAGTATTCCTGCCTTTGATTAAAAACTCTCATGGTGAAATTGTTTCTTTTCTTAGATTTTTTGACAATTGCAGGCTTTTTGTATTCCCCCAAATTATGGATAAAAGTGTATTCTTAGAAGAGTTACTAACAAATCAATTACCCACTTTATGGCCAGATCTATTTTCATTTAATTCAAAGTTTAAATGGCTTGAACAAGAAGCGTATATGTTACCGAATGTCAGAACATTTGCTTGAAGAAAAAGAATCTCTAATTAAAAGATTCGATACAGAAATTGAACGAAAAGAAAAAGAAATTGAATCTAACTACAAAAAGTATGAATGCCTACATCGTTTATTAACAGAAAGTGGGGATGAACTTGTAAAATCCGTAAAGTCTTTTCTTGAATGGTTAGGCTTTGAGAAAATAAGAATCATGGATGAAGCAAGTGAAGGATTATTGGAAGAAGATTTACAAGTGGAGACTGAAGATGGATTGCTATTTATAGAAATCAAAGGTATTGGGGGCACATCAACAGACGAACAGTGTAGCCAAATTGAAAAAATAAAAAACAGAAGAAGAAAGGAGAGAAGAAATTTCGACGTTTTTGGCTTATACATTGTCAATCATCAGAGATATCAGCCTCCATTATTATGGAAAAATCCTCCATTTAAAATAGAACAGATACAAGATGCTGAAAATGATGAAAGAGGTTTATTGACAACATGGCAATTATTTAATTTATACTATTCCATAAAAGATGGCTGCATATCAAAAGAAGAAGCGCGAAAAGCTTTATTAAAATATGGATTGATTGAATTTTCACCTCAAACCTGTGTTTCATTAGGCGAACCAGTGAAGATATTGCATAATGGAAAAATTATTCTTTTAGATCTGTCTCCTAAGATGAAAACTAATGACGAGTTAATAATAAAAAGAGCAGATCGATATATAAAAACTCAAATTTTGGAAATCCAAGTTAATGATAAGAACGTTGAGTTTGTAGATTCTGGCCCAGTTGGAATCAAAATTAAAATTCACGTAAAAAAATCAGATGAGTTACTCCTAAAAAGCAACGACTCTTTGGATATATCTTAATTTACTTCTGTTAACCATACATATACTAAAGTTAAATTTTCAATTTTCAATTTTAATTTCTTTCTATCCCATACCTTTTAATATTCCAAATACCGTAACTATGAAAACTTACGCATGCTAATCATCTTCAGGTGACGTTATCAATGTACTCTGATCGAATCAATGCACTACCCCCATATCTTTTTGCTACTATAGACGAAGCGAGGGACGAACTGATTGCCAGGGGAGTCGATGTTATCGACCTTGGCGTAGGGGACCCTGACCTGCCGACGCACCCGCACATTGTAGAGGCTATGCGAGAAGCTGTCTGCGACCCAAAAACGCATGATTATCCATCTTATGCCGGAATGCCGGAATTCAGGAAAGCGGCGGCGGACTGGTGTAAGAAATACAAGGGGATTGAGCTTGACCCTGCAACTGAAGTCCTTGCCCTGCTAGGGTCAAAGGAAGCGGTTGCACACATTCCGCTTGCTTTTGTCAATCCTGGAGATGTCGTGCTCTATACTGATCCCGGGTATCCGGTTTACAAAATAGGAACAATGTTTGCGGGTGGAGAACCGTATCCTCTGCCGCTGACTGCCGAAAATAATTTTCTGCCTGACCTGGACTCAATTCCTGAGGATATCCTGAAAAAGGCAAAGTTATTCTTCTTCAATTACCCGAACAACCCCACCGCTGCAACTGCGGACATGCAGTTTTTTGAAAAGGTCGTTGAGTTCTGCAAACAGAATGACATCATTGCAGTGCATGACAATGCCTATTGCCAGATGACATACGATGGGTATGAGTCTCCTTCTTTCCTTGCTGCCGACGGGGCAATGGATATTGGCATGGAACTCTATTCTCATTCCAAGACCTACAACATGACAGGCTGGAGGCTTGGGTTTGCGGTCGGAAATAAAGACCTTATAAAGGGGCTCGGCAAGGTCAAATCCAATGTGGATTCAGGCGTCTTTGATGCTATCCAGATCGCGGGCATTGCAGCCCTCTGTTCATCCCAGGCCTGTGTCGAAGAAACAAATAAAATATATCAGGAGAGACGGGATGCTCTGACAGAAGGGCTCAAAGCCATAGGCCTTAAAGTAAAGCCGCCAAAAGCTACTTTTTATATCTGGGCTCCGGTACCTGAAGGTTTTACCTCAATGAGTTTTGCAAAACTCCTGCTTGAAGAAGCCGGAATCATTGCAACCCCTGGTGTCGGGTTTGGAGAAGCCGGTGAAGGTTATGTCAGGTTTGCCCTCACAAAGCCCGTTGAGAGGATTATAGAAGCTGTCGAGAGAATGAAGAAACTGAAATTCTAACTGACTGGATTTAGAAAAGTTCTGAGCTTTAGAGAAACTATAAGTTTTGGAAAAGCTTTGAACGTCTCAAAACATTCGATATAATATTTGGATTTTAAATATTCGAAGAAAATATTCGGATTTAAAATATTCAAAGAAAATATTCGGATTTAAAATATTCAAAGAAAATATTCGGATTTAAAATATTCAAAGAAAATATTCGGATGTGTAAAAATAATCTGGTCAGGCGCCTTGGATCCCAGGCCAGAAAAATTTTCCGTTTTTATCTAGGTGTATCCTTTTTTGAAAGTCCTGATAGGAGCTTTATTCTTACAGGTCTTATTTTCTGATGTTCCATCTTTATTCGATTGATGTTTTAAAACACCTGAGAACTTTATTGAAACAATGCTGTACTTTATTTTCTTTTACTAAGTTGGGAGCAGCGGATGAATATATATCATTATTTGTCATGTATACCTTTTTACGTATGGAACCCTAGCTCAGTAAAGGTTAACTCCCACATTTATCGTAACCATAACAGTACTTGGGACTGTATATTATTTACAGATAAATAAGTTAACTACCGCGTCAAAAAATAGATCTCAACATAATACAGCGAGTAGTGAGTAAAAAATAAGGGTTGCATGACTTACTCTTTGCCAGGAAATGCCTTACCGTAAAAAGTACACCATAATGAAAGGTATAAAGTACTGAATGATATATCCCGCTGCGGCACTTATACCAAACAGTAGAAGCAATACAACAAACATATTTTTTTTGTCTTTTTCCTCTTTAAGCAGGACTAATAATCCTACACCGCCGCTGGCGCAGAGCCCGGCAATCACTGAGCCATAAGCGATAACACCTTTGAGATACAACATCGTTATTGCGACAGAAGCAGCACAATTTGGAATGAGTCCAAATAACGCTACTAAAAACGGTTGGAAAACACTATGCATTAAAAACATTTTTTCAAAAGTTTCTTCACCCATTTGAGCAATAGCAAAACTTATTGCAAACGAAACACCAAAAATAAATATAAAAATCTTGACGGTATGGATTACAGGATGAAAGATAATCTCTTTTGGATTAAATTCTGTTGATGAAGGACTTGTGCTGTGATCGCAACAAGCTTTTTCGTTCATGATTGTTTCATGGTTATGATATTCGTTATTGTGACCTTCTGCATATGCCTTAATGTGGGCTAAGGTCTTTTTGTTTGATTCCTTAAAAGCGAAATCAACAGCATATCCACCGATTAGAGCGATAATAATTTTTGTTATCATCAAAGGCACAACAATTTTAGCATTTCCCGGTTGAGATAGAATTACCGGAATTGCCTCGTCTGAAGTGGACAAATAAACAGCAAGTAAAGTACCAATAGTGATTAACCTTTGCGTGTATAGAGCCGAAGCGACAACGGATATGCCGCACTGAGGAAAACTACCTGTCACTGCTCCTATAGCAGGACCAAGTACTCCAGCTTTTTGTACCGTTTCTCTGATATTGTTTGAATATTTATATTCAACTAATTCAATTCCAACAAAAATAACAAAAAGTAATGGAATCATTTTTGCGCTATCTGTTAAAGCGTCTAAGAAAATATCGAACAAATAAGCTACTTCCATCTAATGGCCTCTACTTCGATTTAGTTTACCATTTTTTGGGCT harbors:
- a CDS encoding LL-diaminopimelate aminotransferase encodes the protein MYSDRINALPPYLFATIDEARDELIARGVDVIDLGVGDPDLPTHPHIVEAMREAVCDPKTHDYPSYAGMPEFRKAAADWCKKYKGIELDPATEVLALLGSKEAVAHIPLAFVNPGDVVLYTDPGYPVYKIGTMFAGGEPYPLPLTAENNFLPDLDSIPEDILKKAKLFFFNYPNNPTAATADMQFFEKVVEFCKQNDIIAVHDNAYCQMTYDGYESPSFLAADGAMDIGMELYSHSKTYNMTGWRLGFAVGNKDLIKGLGKVKSNVDSGVFDAIQIAGIAALCSSQACVEETNKIYQERRDALTEGLKAIGLKVKPPKATFYIWAPVPEGFTSMSFAKLLLEEAGIIATPGVGFGEAGEGYVRFALTKPVERIIEAVERMKKLKF
- a CDS encoding putative manganese transporter, giving the protein MEVAYLFDIFLDALTDSAKMIPLLFVIFVGIELVEYKYSNNIRETVQKAGVLGPAIGAVTGSFPQCGISVVASALYTQRLITIGTLLAVYLSTSDEAIPVILSQPGNAKIVVPLMITKIIIALIGGYAVDFAFKESNKKTLAHIKAYAEGHNNEYHNHETIMNEKACCDHSTSPSSTEFNPKEIIFHPVIHTVKIFIFIFGVSFAISFAIAQMGEETFEKMFLMHSVFQPFLVALFGLIPNCAASVAITMLYLKGVIAYGSVIAGLCASGGVGLLVLLKEEKDKKNMFVVLLLLFGISAAAGYIIQYFIPFIMVYFLR